In Rhinoraja longicauda isolate Sanriku21f chromosome 16, sRhiLon1.1, whole genome shotgun sequence, the genomic stretch ccaggcccccactccctcatcttcaccatggatgtccagtcactctacacttccatcccccacaaggatggtctcgaagccctccgtttcttccttgaccgtagaaccagccaatccccatcgaccaacactctcctccgcctagcagagctggtttttaccctcaacaacttctcctttgactcctcccacttcctccaaaccagaggcgtagctatgggcactcgcatgggccctagctacgcctgcctctttgtcgggtacgtcgtacaatccctgttccagacgtacactggccccatccccgaactctacctccgctacatcgatgattgcattggtgctacctcttgcacccatgcagaactcactgacttcatacacttcacctccaatttccatcctgcccttaaatatacctggactatctccgacatctccctcccgtttctggacctcaccatctccatcacaggagacagactagtgacggacatttactataaacccactgactcgcacagctatctggactacacttcttcccacccggtcccctgcaaaaagtctatcccctactcctaattcctccgtctacgccacatctgcacccgggatgaggtgtttcacactggggcttccgagatgtcctcgttcgtcaggaaacggggcttccccccctctattatagatgaggctctcactagggtctcttctacatcccgcagctccactcttgctccacctccccccactcgcaacaaggacagaatccccctcattctcaccttccaccccaccagccagcggatccaacatatcatccaccaacatttccgtcacctacaacgggaccccaccactggccatatcttcccatcccctcccctctctgcattccgcagagaccgttccctccgtaactccctggtccactcgtcccttcctacccaaaccaccccaaccccgggcactttcccctgcaaccgcacgagatgcaacacctgtccctttacctcccccctcaactccatccaaggacccaaacagtctttccaggtgagacaaaggttcacctgcacctcctccaacctcatctattgcatccgctgctctagatgtcaactcatttacatcggcgaaaccaagcgcaggctcggcgatcgcttcgctgaacacctgcgctcggtccgcattaacaaaactgatctcccggtggccgagcacttcaattccccctcccattcccagtctgacctttctgtcatgggcctcctccagtgccatagtgaggaccaccggaaattggaggaacagcacctcatatttcgcctgggcagtttgcagcccagtggtatgaacgtcgacttctccaactttagatagtccctctgtccctcccttcccctcctccctctatcttcctgtctccacctacatccttcctttgtcccgcccccctgacatcagtctgaagaagggtcttgacccgaaacgtcacccattccttctctcccgagatgctgcctgacctgctgagttactccagcattttgtgaataaaaagtttttcttttctcctttcaCTTAGGCATTCTTTTAACATGTTCAATATTCATTGGTGCACATCTTCTATGTACTAGGAatgtgatagagctcttaaggatagcggagtcagagggtatggggagcgggcaggaacggggtactgattgtggatgatcagccatgatcacattgaatggcggtgctggctcgaagggccgaatggcctactcctgccactattgtctattgtctcacacactagggacaatttacaatcttatcaaagctaattaacctacaaaactgtacgtcttgggagcgtgggaggaaaccggagcacccggaggaaacctgagtggtcacggggagaacgtacaaactccatacagacagcacccgtagtcgggatggaacccgggtctctggcgctgtgaggccgcaactctaccgctgcgccaccatgccaccctaatctATTGGCTGTAAAAAATTCATGGGCATCCTGAGGGAGCCTAAcacactatataaatgcaaattatttttaGCATTTCCATAAAATTAATGCGCGGAGAAGATATCTCGTACGTACGTGGAAGATCTGCCTCAGGGATGCTGAAAAGGGAGAGAGGCAAGGCAAGAGCTTCCTTGATTCAGAATGCCTACCCTGGGGCACTACTTAATGACATATTCTCGCAGAGAGCAGACAGCGTGGCCTTGCATAATTGCTGAGTACACACCTATCAATCGCACTCCCACCACAAAGCAGAATAAACCtctcctccatccatccccccatctgagttctcccaccagtctgactgtcctcctgactaaattttatctttgtatggatccttcagtgcttctactctggggctgtagagagcatcttgtccggcaacatcacaatctggtttgagaacagctctgcccaggacaggaaggctctgcggagagtagtgcgttcggctgaacgcaccatgggaactacactcgcccctctgcaggacctatacatcaggaggtgcagatccagagcaagcaacattatgggggacccaccccagcaacggactgttccagctgctacggtcaggcaaacgcctccgctgtcacgctgtgaaaacagagaggatgagacggagtttcttcccacaggccatcaggactgttaactctcatatcaccagggactaatttaatttactgtattaatttattttttgtgttaaattttttttctctattgttttgtagtttagctcaatccgcaggcgttgccactttcatttcactgcacatcttgtgtgacaaataaacttgacttgatttgacttgagttGGCCTCAtatcacaaatagctggagtaactcagcgggtcaggcagcatctctggagggaaggaatgggtgacgtttcgggtcgagacccttcttcagactgatgtgtgccTCGTCACCTTCACCTAGctaacgatctattctacatttaccttgatcatcgtcccctttcatccctcgttttcacaccttacccttccatctcCCTGTGTCTCGCCATCCCCTGACTCccagggtgaagaagggtctcgacccgaaacgtcacccgttccttctctccagagatgctgcctgactcgctgagttactccggcattttgtttctatcttcggtgtaaaccagcgtctgcagttccttcttacacatcaacAGATACATTCGTTTAGTtttgctaagtttagtttagtttagggatacagcgaggaaacaggccctttggcccaccgtgtccgcaccgatctGTGCTaatccctacactagttctattttacacactaggggcaatttacaaaaggcaattaaccaacaaacctgcccaactttgggaagtgggaggaaactggagcaccaaggaaaacccacatggttacggggaggtcgtgcaaactccgtacagacagcacctgtagtcaggatcgaacccgggtccttagtgctgtaaggcagcgaccgcACTACCCAAAATTAAAACTTGTACCTCACAAGCCCAGCATTAATTTACCTTTAATCTCAACCTCATACTGAAAGGATTGTGGATAAGAGTCGATCACGTGAGGGAGTCCAGTGCCACATGTAGACCAGAGCCGGTAAAGTAAATTAAAATAacgttaatctatatactaaatctctcgtttgttatcttgtttgtgactgaacttcagccaaaacggtgcacgatagcgcgacaattttaggcccaccttactcaccattggcactttagtgataatgcaagtagttttattgaaatcaatcttatatttttaaagttattcacattttaaactttaaaaggaggggagggggggttgaggagagaggggagtgggggaggagagggtgctgccccaatgcaggaggtttgggcccagcgggtccatttggtctagtattaaTTAATCCAGGAATAACTTGGACCTACTATGATGTGGCAcgttggtgcagcagtagagttgctgcctcactgcgccagagacccgggtttgatcctgactacgggttctgtctgtacggagattacacgttctccccgtgacctgcgtgggttttctccgagatcttcggtttcctcccacactgcaaagatgtgcaggtttgtaggttaattggcttggtacaaatgtaaaaaattgtcccgagtgtgtgtagcatagtgttagtgtgcggggatcgctggtcggcacggactcggtgggccgaagggcctgcttccgcactgtatctcgaaactaaactgaactaaaacaataTGCTGCAAGCGTTAATTTCAGCATTTCGTTATTATTCCTTGTTATACCATCATTGAAATTCGACCTTTAAAATTCATTAGTCAAATTTATACCTAAAGGATCTTTGTGTTTCAGATGGGGTTTTATGACAATCCAATAGTTTTTGATCATTATTGCAAAGAGTAGCTTTTCATTCTAGATTTACTTTATTACCCAATATTCCACGCTGAAAAGATTTGGATCAgttgtacagtgaaatttaaagcagtagggaaaaaaaactgcagatgctggtttaaatcgaaggtatttattcacaaaatgctggagaaactcagcgggtcaggcagcatctcgggagagaaggaatgggtgacgtttcggggtcgagaccctttttcagatgacTAGATGGTGGTTGAATCAATTGGATTAACAATCCTGAGAtaaagactgagtctgaagaagggtctcgaactgaaaggtcacccattccttctctccatagatgctgcctatcccgctgagttactccagcattttgtgtacgtcTGAGATATAGACTACAGGCGTTAAAATGTGAATTGAAACCCTGGAATATCAAATCAATAAATTAAGTCAATCAGGAAtaaaatgatcagtctgaaggtcccgacctgaaacgtcactatccatgttctccacagatgctgcctgacccgctgagttactccagcactctgtgaaacgtcactattcatgttctccacagatgctgcctgacccgctgagttactccagcactctgaaacgtcacctatccatgttctccacagatgctgcctgacccgccgagttactccagcactctgtgaaacgtctccgttctgcaaagactggacccttccccacccacccctctgcaatcaccacttcacacctactaacagattgactccagtctgcaaagactggtcccttcccctccccccccccccacccttatgCAATCACCActacacacccacttacagccctcGACCAtttcccaccccctccttgctgcacaACATCATcggtctggccacttctccatctccaacaatagaaattgaggtgatggagaggctattcaggagacagaaaagccgccctcaagctctgtgccgaacaactggcacggGTCTACACaggcattttcaaccagtcccttgaaacctgtactgtccctgcctggatcactggtcttaatgactgcaggcctgtcgcactgacctctgtagtcatgaagtccTTTGAAAGacatgctggcccagctgaaaaacatcacaaacctcctcctggaccctctgcagtttgtataccgggccaatagatcggtggatgacgcagtcaacctgggcctgcacttcatcctccagcacctagaccacaaggggacctacgccaggattttgtttgtggactatagctctgcatttaacaccattgtgccagagctactacactccaaactctcccagttgactgtgcctgaacccctctgtcattggatcatcaacttcctgacaggaagcagcatgtgaggccgggaaagcacatctcgggccTGCAGACCCTCAACATAGGAaaaccgcaaggctgcgtactctcttctctcctctcctttactctctctacgccACCGACTGCACCTTCAcatactcctctgtcaagcttctcaagtttgaggatgacacaaccctgattggactgatccaggatgggaaggaatctgcctacagacaggaagtgacacagctggcgtcctggtgccatcgcaacaacctggagctcaatgctcttaaggcagtggaactgattgtagactttaggagagctccccctcccctccccgcactcaccatcaataacaccacagtcacatctgtggagtcatttaagtgccttggaaccatcatctccagggaccttaaatggggcgtCACCATCGAatccagtcaaaaaggcccaacagaggttgtacttcctgcggcaactgaggaaacacaatctgccacaggcaatgatggttcaaTTCTACACTACCATCGTAgaatccgtcctcaccttctccatcatggtctggtttggctccgccactaagcacgacatccggaggctgcaacagatcgttcgcacagctgagaaggttgttggctgcaaccttccccccattgacgagggccaggaagcgagtgggtaagatcatctctgacgccTCTCCCCCTGGCCATGaacactttgaagcacttccctctggaaggcgactccggactgtcaaagctgccactgcCAGACATAAAATACAGCTTTTTTCCGTGAGTAGGAGCTTTACTCATCCAAAAGTttgtggtatttatttcacaaaatgctggagtaactcagcaggtcaggcagcatctcaggagagaaggaatgggtgacgtttcgggtcgagacccttcttcagactcaaaagtctgtagtctctttggtttatttcactcacatgtttaaaccgtaatgttgtattcttcatgttttaatgttttaaactttattcttaattgtttactgtatgttcgtgttgttacttgcgagcggagcaccaaggcacattcctggtatgtgtacatacttacccaataaacttattcattcattcattccattaaACAAATAAAATACAACAGCGGCCAAATGATATTCCCAACTGCAGGAACTATCTTTGAAGTAGTGGGGAGGTGTCCGACTGCCCCACGGCTACAGGTATGCATGGAGGCGAGAAACAATCTTCATCATTTCAGGAGATGGCTGGCATCTTCTTTCATTATTGATAGCACAACACGAATTCTGAAGAATTCCAAAGAACACATTGAGGTCAGGAGAAACGTGCTTTATTTGTTACGTAAGGCACACATGTATCAAGATTTTCTTTtgaaaaaaaacactttaaaatgCCTTTAGGTCTTGGCGCCAGTGGCAGCCAGCTGGTACTGTGAGCAGTCGGCTGTGGGCAGCTTGGCATGAATGAGAAGACGCTGGTACTGTTGATTGTCTGCTCCTCGACAGGGCCAAGGGGGGCTGATATTAGGAACACTTCTCCATCCGTCTCCCACCACggatggctgacctgctgagttctaccGGCActttggaggggaatggacaggcgacgtgtcgggtcgggacccttctttggactgatggagtCGGGGTGGAAAGCTGGAGCAAAGAGATGGGGTCAGGACAGACTCCAGGACTTGattaggaggtgggggggggggggggggtctccttAATAtggagaattcaatcttcatGTCATTGGGCTGTGAGctgatgttcctccagtttgcgtgtcacCTCACTcatacaatggaggaggcccacgacagaacgattagtgtgggagtgggaaagggagttaaaatggttggcaaccgggaggtccAGCGGGCCGAGCGCAAGTGTTGGGCGAAATGCACGCCTCGTCTaggaacaaggaacagcagatgctggtttacaaagagagACAATCTCCAGGAGTAACCAGGAGATCGCCTTAgattcccttccctccacagatgcggcctgaccccacCGCtttagagggaatgggcagatgacgttttgagtcagggcccttcttcagagagggtgaggggaggaagctggaaaagagagatgggggctggacaaagcctggcaagtggtcggtggacacacaatgctggagtaactcagtgggacaggcagcatctctggagagaaggaatgggtgacgtttctggttgagactaatccttcttcagactaacactAAGTTACCAGATGAGGGGatgatcggcagatgggtggagtgcgTGACAGAGGCGAGAGAAAACAAgcagatagaagggtctcgacccgaaacgtcacccattccttctctcctgacatgctgcctgacctgctgagttactccagcattttgtgagcagataaaagggtgtgagataaggagagaggaaTGTAAACGTGCAGCTTTAAGGGACattggtcaggtagcatttggagtattgcatagagttctggtcactccattacaggacagatgtggaggctttggggaaagtgcagagagggtttaccagaatggtttaaaaataaggaactgcagatgctggttaacaaaagaggacacaaaatgctggaggaactcaggacaggcagcatctctggaaagacgttacccattccttgcagcattttgtgtctacctaaacagCGCTTATCCAAGGTGCGGTGTGCCAGCAGGCTGGAGCAGCGGGCAAAGGCCTTGCCACACAGcgggcaggtgaaggggcgctcgccggttTGGGATGCCGGTGCTGCCACAGGCTGGACATGCGGGTGAAACCCTTGCCACACTCAGCGCACACAAAGGGTCTCTCACCGGTGTATAACCGCTGGTGCTCCCGCAGCCCCCGTGCGCTCTTGAAACACTTGCCGCGGTGGGAAGAGCCGCTCACCGGCGTGGGCCCGCCGGTGCTGCCGTAGCCCCCGCAAGCTGTCAAACGCCTCACCGCAGTACTGGCAGTCGTAGGGCTGGCCACTGGTGTGCACGCGCTGGTGAGACAAGGCGTGGGAGGCCACAGCAAAGCGCTCACCACTCACCGAGCTGGGGATGGGACGGTCGCTGGCGTGCGCCCGCTGGTGCCTCAGCAGCTGGGAGGAGCCAGTGTACcccttgccgcactgggcgcaggtgaaggggcgctcgccggtgtgggtGCGCTGGTGCTCCAGCAGTCTGGCGGAGCTGGcaaagcccttgccgcagtcactgcaggtgaaggggcgcttgcCGTTGTGCACTCGCTGGTGCCTCAGCAGCTTGGAggagcgggtgaagcccttgccacactgggcgcaggtgaaggggcgctcgccagtgtgggtgtgctggtgctCCAGCAGTCTGGTGGAGCAGgcgaagcccttgccgcagtcgctgcaggAGTACGGCCGCTCCCCGGTGTGCTGGCGCCGGTGCATCAACAGGCCCGACGACGacatgaagcccttgccgcagtcggagcaggtgaagggccgctcaccGCTGTGCACCCGCCGGTGCAACCGTAGCCCCGATGACTGGGcaaagctcttgccgcaggtggagcagccgaagggcttctcgcccgtgtgcaccCGCCGGTGCCGCTCTAGCTCATACACCCGGCCAAAGCCATGGCCGCaggtggagcaggtgaagggcttctcgcccgtgtgcaTGCGCTGGTGGCTCTTCAGGTCTCGCGCCGTCTTGAAGGTCTTGCTGCAGTCGGAGCAGTCGAAGGGGCGTTCTCCTGTGTGCACCCGCCGGTGGGTCTCCAGCAGGCACGGCTGATGCCAGGCCCTGCCACACACGTCGCACTCATAACGCTTCTTGTTGGGCCCCGACATGTGGTCCTCCACCAAAG encodes the following:
- the LOC144601047 gene encoding uncharacterized protein LOC144601047, whose product is MTGPNKEKRYECDVCGKALLYLCRLETHRRVHTGERPFDCSDCSKTFKTLRDLKIHRRAHTGEKPYTCATCGKGFGWSSGLRQHRRVHTGEKSFGCSTCGKSFARSSGLRQHRRVHSGERPFSCSDCGKSFPHSYTLLKHQRTHTGERPFTCAQCGKAFTRSDSLLEHQRIHTGERPFTCAQCGKGFARSDRLLEHQCIHTGEHPFTCAQCGKGYTRSYQLLRHQRTHRRVHTGERPFDCSDCSKTFKTARDLKSHQRMHTGEKPFTCSTCGHGFGRVYELERHRRVHTGEKPFGCSTCGKSFAQSSGLRLHRRVHSGERPFTCSDCGKGFMSSSGLLMHRRQHTGERPYSCSDCGKGFACSTRLLEHQHTHTGERPFTCAQCGKGFTRSSKLLRHQRVHNGKRPFTCSDCGKGFASSARLLEHQRTHTGERPFTCAQCGKGYTGSSQLLRHQRAHASDRPIPSSVSGERFAVASHALSHQRVHTSGQPYDCQYCGEAFDSLRGLRQHRRAHAGERLFPPRQVFQERTGAAGAPAVIHR